From a single Streptomyces sp. NBC_01264 genomic region:
- a CDS encoding APC family permease produces MRRINAKRVLVGEPLDTARLGETLLPKRLALPIFCSDPLSSVAYATEEILLILALGGVALLHLAWYAAAAIVFLLVVVVASYRQTCYAYPGGGGAYIVSSKNLGQTAALTAASALLVDYVMTVAVSVVSGVAAITSAIPSLADHEVPLSVGFVVLLTLMNLRGVRESGRVFAVPTYGFVLVIYLMFAVAAYRLATGDTIRAESAELPITAEGNYAGLAVVLLALRAFASGCTALTGVEAISNGVPAFQKPKSKNAATTLAAMGALAVTMFAGITILAMSYEVHVAADPTELGLAPGTPMSTALAQIGRATFGDWHILFYLLQAVTAGVLVLAANTAFNGFPMLASILAKDRYVPRQLFNRGDRLVYSNGVVLLALAAIALIVAFDAQLTRLIQLYIIGVFVSFTLSQAGMVRHWQQELASPGTRKEERIHIHRRLAINAVGATMTFVVLVIVLITKFTHGAWLVVIAMPVLFIGMKGVRRHYDTVAREVAVAPGVKPRKPARHHVVVLVASVHAPTLKAVGFAMGLRPDTLTAVSVAADEEDAKRLRADWADHDPGIPLKVLHSPYREVVGPVLAYVQEQAAAEGTDMLSVVIPEYVVGHWWEQPLHNQNALRLKARLLFTPGVAVIDVPFLLESAKSAEQGDPGQGNPGQGDPQEPAGTRPGAG; encoded by the coding sequence ATGAGGCGTATCAATGCGAAACGTGTGCTGGTCGGCGAACCGCTCGACACCGCGCGCCTGGGCGAGACCCTGCTGCCCAAACGGCTCGCGCTCCCGATCTTCTGCAGCGACCCGCTCTCCTCCGTGGCCTACGCCACCGAGGAGATCCTGCTGATCCTCGCCCTCGGCGGGGTCGCGCTGCTCCACCTCGCCTGGTACGCGGCCGCCGCCATCGTGTTCCTCCTCGTGGTCGTCGTCGCCTCCTACCGGCAGACCTGCTACGCCTACCCGGGCGGCGGCGGCGCCTACATCGTCAGCTCCAAGAACCTCGGCCAGACCGCGGCCCTCACCGCCGCGAGCGCCCTGCTCGTCGACTACGTCATGACGGTCGCCGTCTCCGTGGTCTCCGGCGTCGCCGCCATCACCTCCGCCATCCCCTCCCTCGCCGACCACGAAGTCCCCCTGTCGGTGGGTTTCGTGGTGCTGCTGACCCTCATGAACCTGCGCGGGGTACGGGAATCCGGCCGGGTCTTCGCCGTCCCCACCTACGGCTTCGTCCTCGTCATCTACCTGATGTTCGCCGTGGCCGCCTACCGGCTCGCGACCGGTGACACGATCCGCGCCGAATCCGCCGAGCTGCCGATCACCGCCGAGGGCAACTACGCCGGCCTCGCGGTGGTGCTCCTCGCTCTGCGCGCCTTCGCCTCCGGCTGTACCGCGCTCACGGGCGTCGAGGCCATCAGCAACGGCGTCCCCGCCTTCCAGAAGCCCAAGAGCAAGAACGCGGCGACCACCCTCGCCGCGATGGGCGCGCTCGCCGTCACCATGTTCGCCGGGATCACCATCCTCGCCATGAGCTACGAGGTGCACGTGGCGGCGGATCCGACGGAGCTGGGCCTGGCCCCCGGAACCCCGATGTCCACCGCGCTGGCGCAGATCGGCAGGGCCACCTTCGGCGACTGGCACATCCTCTTCTACCTGCTCCAGGCCGTCACGGCCGGGGTCCTGGTCCTGGCCGCCAACACCGCCTTCAACGGCTTCCCGATGCTCGCCTCGATCCTGGCGAAGGACCGGTACGTACCGCGCCAGCTCTTCAACCGCGGCGACCGCCTCGTCTACTCCAACGGCGTCGTCCTGCTGGCGCTCGCCGCCATCGCCCTCATCGTCGCCTTCGACGCCCAGCTGACCCGCCTCATCCAGCTCTACATCATCGGCGTCTTCGTCTCCTTCACCCTCTCCCAGGCGGGCATGGTCCGGCACTGGCAGCAGGAGCTCGCCTCACCCGGGACCCGCAAGGAGGAGCGGATCCACATCCACCGCCGGCTCGCCATCAACGCCGTCGGCGCCACCATGACCTTCGTGGTCCTGGTCATCGTCCTGATCACCAAGTTCACCCACGGAGCCTGGCTCGTCGTCATCGCCATGCCGGTGCTCTTCATCGGCATGAAGGGCGTGCGCCGGCACTACGACACCGTGGCCAGGGAAGTCGCCGTCGCCCCCGGGGTCAAACCGCGCAAGCCCGCCCGCCACCACGTCGTCGTCCTCGTCGCGTCCGTGCACGCGCCCACGCTCAAGGCAGTCGGCTTCGCCATGGGGCTGCGCCCCGACACCCTGACGGCGGTTTCGGTGGCGGCGGACGAGGAGGACGCGAAGCGGCTGCGCGCGGACTGGGCGGACCACGACCCGGGCATCCCGCTCAAGGTGCTGCACTCCCCGTACCGCGAGGTGGTCGGTCCGGTTCTGGCCTACGTGCAGGAACAGGCGGCCGCCGAGGGCACGGACATGCTCTCCGTGGTCATCCCCGAGTACGTGGTCGGGCACTGGTGGGAACAGCCCCTGCACAACCAGAACGCGCTGCGCCTCAAGGCGCGCCTGCTGTTCACGCCCGGGGTCGCGGTGATCGACGTGCCGTTCCTGCTGGAGTCCGCGAAATCGGCGGAGCAGGGCGATCCGGGTCAGGGGAACCCGGGTCAGGGGGACCCGCAGGAACCGGCGGGAACCCGGCCGGGCGCTGGGTGA
- a CDS encoding TetR/AcrR family transcriptional regulator, with amino-acid sequence MRQNPERRAALLDAAIEVLAREGSRGLTLRAVDTEAGVPTGTSSNYFANRAQLLVQILHRTRERLTPDPADLTGPFDTKALLRRLLERMRRERSVHTAMLELRLEATRRPELQEALAGFQGAELEANIASHLEAGLPGDRQGVVLIYLAMLGLIVDDLTVPGLLDPHSVEGLIDTMVERLLPEGPAD; translated from the coding sequence ATGCGCCAGAACCCCGAGCGCCGCGCCGCGCTGCTCGACGCCGCCATCGAAGTCCTCGCCCGCGAGGGCTCGCGGGGGCTGACCCTGCGCGCGGTGGACACGGAGGCCGGAGTTCCGACCGGCACCTCCTCCAACTACTTCGCCAACCGCGCCCAGCTCCTGGTGCAGATCCTGCACCGCACCCGCGAGCGGCTCACCCCCGATCCGGCGGACCTGACGGGCCCCTTCGACACGAAGGCGCTGCTGCGCCGGCTCCTGGAGCGCATGCGCCGCGAGCGCAGCGTCCACACCGCGATGCTGGAACTGCGCCTAGAAGCCACCCGGCGGCCCGAACTGCAGGAGGCGCTGGCCGGGTTCCAGGGCGCCGAGCTGGAGGCGAACATCGCCTCGCACCTGGAGGCGGGCCTGCCGGGGGACCGGCAGGGCGTGGTCCTGATCTACCTGGCCATGCTCGGGCTGATCGTGGACGACCTGACCGTGCCCGGACTGCTGGACCCCCACTCGGTGGAGGGGCTCATCGACACGATGGTCGAGCGCCTCCTCCCGGAGGGCCCCGCCGACTGA
- a CDS encoding DUF4304 domain-containing protein has product MNATDLFHQALRDRIAPALRDAGFTGTGLEYRLRAAEPDHALLGFQRSASSGAAECRFTVNLRAVPYEEHEALRRLRPALGTRLSANRIGPVGWHTRIGRLLGHPHDHWWTITDERTAARVADEVTDVVLRHAVPALWGEVTDRPPLPGPVVDPVPDCLDPVCLRVDGDPFPVASGVAPLPVDLEGALVLETGERRRASPFLTVHDELTDAEARIVIDAPWRLEQPLFGSVRVGVAADGDVRVSASPGSMLPGHPLALLGELALCRINSAEVTGNGSLRLTFEQGSPREACLTVSGSPHALTVGAPWHIEEWTPARI; this is encoded by the coding sequence GTGAACGCGACCGACTTGTTCCACCAGGCGCTGCGCGACCGGATCGCCCCGGCGCTGCGCGACGCGGGTTTCACCGGTACGGGGCTGGAGTACCGGCTCCGCGCCGCCGAGCCCGACCACGCGCTGCTCGGCTTCCAGCGGAGCGCTTCGTCCGGCGCCGCCGAATGCAGGTTCACCGTCAACCTGCGCGCGGTCCCGTACGAGGAACACGAGGCCCTGCGTCGGCTGCGGCCGGCCCTCGGGACCCGCCTCAGCGCCAACCGGATCGGTCCCGTCGGCTGGCACACCAGGATCGGACGCCTCCTCGGCCACCCGCACGACCACTGGTGGACCATCACCGACGAGCGCACCGCCGCCCGCGTCGCGGACGAGGTCACGGACGTGGTGCTGCGCCACGCCGTCCCCGCGCTGTGGGGCGAGGTGACCGACCGGCCGCCGCTGCCGGGGCCCGTGGTGGATCCGGTGCCCGACTGCCTGGACCCGGTGTGCCTGCGGGTGGACGGTGATCCGTTCCCCGTCGCGAGCGGGGTGGCCCCCCTGCCCGTGGACCTGGAGGGCGCCCTGGTCCTGGAGACGGGCGAGCGGCGCCGGGCCTCGCCCTTCCTCACGGTCCACGACGAGCTCACGGACGCGGAAGCCCGCATCGTCATCGACGCCCCCTGGCGGCTGGAACAGCCGCTCTTCGGCTCGGTCCGGGTCGGCGTCGCCGCCGACGGCGACGTCCGGGTCTCCGCCAGCCCGGGCAGCATGCTTCCCGGCCATCCGCTGGCCCTCCTCGGCGAACTGGCCCTGTGCCGGATCAATTCGGCCGAGGTCACCGGCAATGGCTCCCTGCGGCTCACCTTCGAACAGGGCTCCCCGCGCGAGGCCTGCCTCACCGTCTCCGGCTCCCCGCACGCGCTGACCGTGGGTGCGCCCTGGCACATCGAGGAATGGACACCGGCCCGCATCTGA
- a CDS encoding DUF6461 domain-containing protein, with protein sequence MADITGQGPGEGIQWLADWSAWYVGLTFARGIGPEELAVRLGALPDLRPGPLGAIDAWSMVTETVDGDGVARVGSWGGWSFAVEHGVPAGAHRLAEVSRSGAEAVYLDPQPDHPPKQFAYARDGELVCCFGIGEEHWRGGHRPDFLLPELVEAKILTPDGCYARPEDEPHEERDRLTLAVLEHRFGLSLPRRLVEETPLPAFVTCTQ encoded by the coding sequence ATGGCGGACATCACGGGGCAGGGACCGGGCGAAGGCATCCAGTGGCTGGCGGACTGGAGCGCCTGGTACGTCGGGCTCACCTTCGCCCGGGGCATCGGCCCCGAGGAACTGGCCGTCCGGCTCGGCGCCCTGCCGGACCTGCGCCCCGGGCCGCTCGGGGCCATCGACGCGTGGAGCATGGTCACCGAGACGGTGGACGGCGACGGCGTGGCCCGGGTCGGGAGCTGGGGCGGCTGGTCCTTCGCCGTGGAACACGGAGTGCCCGCCGGGGCGCACCGCCTCGCCGAGGTCTCCCGCTCCGGGGCCGAGGCCGTGTACCTCGACCCGCAGCCCGATCACCCGCCCAAACAGTTCGCGTACGCCCGGGACGGCGAGCTGGTCTGCTGCTTCGGCATCGGCGAGGAGCACTGGCGCGGCGGCCACCGGCCCGACTTCCTCCTGCCGGAGCTGGTCGAGGCCAAGATCCTCACCCCGGACGGCTGTTACGCCCGCCCCGAGGACGAACCGCACGAGGAGCGCGACCGCCTCACCCTCGCCGTACTGGAACACCGTTTCGGGCTGTCCCTTCCGCGCCGACTCGTCGAGGAGACACCGCTCCCGGCCTTCGTGACCTGCACGCAGTAG
- a CDS encoding (2Fe-2S)-binding protein, whose product MPSHTFTVNGQSVTVDAPDDLPLLWVLRDMLNVRGPKYGCGVDVCKACTSHLDGVDVRPCVVPVSACAGKSVTTIEGLADGEDLHPVQEAWLEQDVAQCGFCQPGQIMAAVALLKRTSTPTDEDIDAIANICRCGTYFRIREAIRSAAAKM is encoded by the coding sequence GTGCCCTCGCACACCTTCACCGTCAACGGGCAGAGCGTCACCGTGGACGCCCCCGACGATCTGCCCCTGCTGTGGGTGCTCCGCGACATGCTGAACGTACGCGGTCCCAAATACGGCTGCGGAGTGGACGTCTGCAAGGCCTGCACCAGCCACCTCGACGGGGTGGACGTCCGCCCGTGCGTGGTGCCGGTCTCCGCCTGCGCGGGGAAGTCGGTGACCACGATCGAGGGGCTGGCCGACGGCGAGGACCTGCACCCGGTGCAGGAGGCCTGGCTCGAACAGGACGTCGCCCAGTGCGGCTTCTGCCAGCCCGGCCAGATCATGGCGGCCGTCGCCCTGCTGAAGCGGACGAGCACCCCCACGGACGAGGACATCGACGCGATCGCCAACATCTGCCGCTGTGGCACGTACTTCCGCATCCGGGAGGCGATCCGCAGCGCCGCGGCGAAGATGTAG
- a CDS encoding bifunctional glycosyltransferase/CDP-glycerol:glycerophosphate glycerophosphotransferase, whose amino-acid sequence MPPRLSIVVPVYNVELYLDECLESIAAQTFGDFEVVLLDDGSTDGSAALAQAFVDRDDRFRLVLQKNAGLGAARNAGARHISPDSEFLAFVDSDDTLPPNAYQRMIDALDKTGSDFAAGNVKRFRSVGMQQAWGHRVAFASTRLKTHVSKFPALVTDRTAWNKVYRRSFWDEHAFQYPEGILYEDAPVSIPAHYLAKSVDVIGECVYHWRVRETGERSITQRTTDPASVIDRVTSIRLVREALQRKQDAAHARHLRDYDRNLLTEELQLLYKFVPEGGADYRAAFAKEVGGLVREMGTGTWPDLPIGDRLKAYLAEQGRIEEFVALVRHQRAFHHSVPVKGLARPQADFPFLKAPVPAKVLAVGPSERHVISRVEQAQWADGKLLLRGYAVPGLLGAESRLGSRKMLVFREQGKRKGKSKPRRAVVTTRTVASPLATANSPHLTLRHADWAGFSAVIDATAFQTGGQWNEGVWTGSVIATGAGGLHRERLSHGEHDSGQNPPAHWVAPDVRLVPSTGGLFSVQVEIVRARALDVRLDGDDIEVSGELAAEVGAGATLRAVHASSRATLNLPLETAPAGEGGRIPFTVRLPLAGLADVPAAPGVPGQWSPKPWSLTVIGADGAERRLVLDERAGFTGLVVPLPDGEPGRALFAKRHTTGHLILSIQPSPPLVDTVEAGNGALTLRGRFAAPLDEPYELVLHNAAGVEFSYPVTRDGDAFEASFEPAFPENRAGRVPLPQGRWWPTLRPASQGGATASLLGVDRGVPLQFSPTALYSGPHAVTALGRRMRVESRLYDRVVLVADPMLSPHDRSRYAQRVARDVTYPAQRALPLKDVVLYDAFQGHGAGDSPRAVHEELLRRGEKLEHVWLVRDGRAEVPETARAVQYDSLEFWELLARARYYVVNDSVPLAFRRRPGQTVVQTWHGTPLKQIGYDFTHDYYTSPEVLEALEHDSAQWSLLASPGSYATPVLKRALGYEGEVVESGSPRTDALVRPDAERIAEVRRRLGLPEGKKVVLYMPTWRENLEGWTLTSGYKLDQRIDLDAARRELGEDHVLLIRSHHKVTEQVREGVRDGFVVDVSHWPDATDLLLVADVLISDYSSAIFDFAHTDRPVLLFTYDLEHYRDTLRGFSFDLEKKAPGPLLRDSASLIEAVRNADEVGTRYAQARAAFREEFCDLDDGQAARRIVDRMLEM is encoded by the coding sequence ATGCCACCGCGTCTGAGCATCGTCGTGCCCGTCTACAACGTCGAGCTCTACCTCGACGAGTGCCTGGAGTCCATCGCGGCACAGACTTTCGGTGACTTCGAAGTCGTCCTCCTCGACGACGGATCCACCGACGGCAGCGCGGCACTGGCTCAGGCCTTCGTGGACCGGGACGATCGCTTCCGGCTGGTCCTCCAGAAGAACGCCGGACTCGGCGCGGCCCGCAACGCCGGCGCCCGGCACATCAGCCCGGACAGCGAGTTCCTGGCCTTCGTCGACAGCGACGACACCCTGCCGCCGAACGCCTACCAGCGCATGATCGACGCCCTCGACAAGACCGGCTCCGACTTCGCGGCCGGCAACGTCAAGCGCTTCCGCTCCGTCGGCATGCAGCAGGCCTGGGGACACCGGGTCGCCTTCGCATCGACCCGGCTGAAGACCCACGTCTCGAAGTTCCCGGCGCTGGTCACCGACCGCACCGCGTGGAACAAGGTCTACCGGCGCAGCTTCTGGGACGAGCATGCCTTCCAGTACCCGGAAGGCATCCTCTACGAGGACGCCCCCGTCTCCATCCCCGCCCACTACCTCGCCAAGAGCGTCGACGTCATCGGCGAGTGCGTCTACCACTGGCGCGTCCGGGAAACCGGTGAGCGCTCCATCACCCAGCGGACCACCGACCCGGCCTCGGTCATCGACCGGGTCACCTCCATCCGACTGGTCCGCGAGGCCCTCCAGCGCAAGCAGGACGCCGCCCACGCCCGTCACCTGCGCGACTACGACCGCAACCTGCTGACCGAGGAACTCCAGCTCCTCTACAAGTTCGTTCCCGAAGGCGGCGCCGACTACCGTGCCGCCTTCGCCAAGGAAGTCGGCGGCCTCGTCCGGGAGATGGGCACCGGAACCTGGCCCGACCTGCCGATCGGGGACCGTCTGAAGGCCTACCTCGCGGAGCAGGGCCGGATCGAGGAGTTCGTGGCCCTCGTCCGGCACCAGCGCGCGTTCCACCACAGCGTGCCGGTCAAGGGACTGGCCCGCCCGCAGGCCGACTTCCCCTTCCTCAAGGCGCCGGTCCCCGCGAAGGTCCTCGCCGTCGGCCCGAGCGAACGACACGTCATCAGCCGCGTGGAGCAGGCCCAATGGGCCGACGGCAAGCTGCTGTTGCGCGGCTACGCCGTACCCGGACTGCTGGGCGCCGAGAGCCGCCTCGGCTCCCGCAAGATGCTGGTCTTCCGCGAACAGGGCAAGCGCAAGGGCAAGAGCAAGCCCCGCCGGGCCGTGGTCACCACCCGCACGGTCGCCTCGCCCCTCGCCACGGCGAACTCCCCGCACCTCACCCTGCGCCATGCCGACTGGGCCGGATTCAGCGCCGTCATCGACGCCACCGCCTTCCAGACGGGCGGCCAGTGGAACGAAGGCGTGTGGACCGGCTCCGTCATCGCCACCGGCGCCGGCGGTCTGCACCGCGAGCGGCTCTCGCACGGCGAGCACGACAGCGGACAGAACCCGCCCGCGCACTGGGTCGCCCCGGACGTACGTCTCGTGCCGAGCACCGGCGGTCTCTTCAGCGTCCAGGTCGAGATCGTCCGCGCCCGCGCCCTGGACGTCCGCCTGGACGGTGACGACATCGAGGTGTCGGGCGAGCTCGCCGCCGAGGTCGGCGCCGGAGCCACCCTGCGCGCGGTGCACGCCTCCAGCAGGGCCACGCTCAACCTTCCGCTGGAGACCGCTCCCGCCGGTGAGGGCGGCCGGATCCCCTTCACCGTGCGGCTTCCGCTGGCCGGTCTGGCCGACGTCCCCGCCGCCCCGGGCGTGCCCGGCCAGTGGTCCCCGAAGCCGTGGAGCCTGACCGTGATCGGCGCCGACGGCGCCGAACGCCGCCTGGTGCTCGACGAGCGTGCAGGGTTCACCGGACTGGTCGTCCCGCTGCCCGACGGGGAGCCCGGCCGGGCCCTCTTCGCCAAGCGCCACACCACCGGACACCTCATCCTCTCGATCCAGCCCTCCCCTCCGCTGGTCGACACCGTCGAGGCCGGGAACGGTGCCCTGACGCTCCGGGGCCGGTTCGCCGCCCCCCTGGACGAGCCCTACGAACTGGTCCTGCACAACGCGGCCGGCGTGGAGTTCAGCTACCCCGTCACCCGCGACGGGGATGCCTTCGAAGCCTCCTTCGAGCCGGCGTTCCCCGAGAACCGCGCCGGCCGCGTCCCGCTGCCGCAGGGCCGCTGGTGGCCCACGCTGCGCCCGGCCTCCCAGGGCGGAGCCACGGCGAGCCTGCTCGGCGTGGACCGGGGCGTCCCGCTGCAGTTCTCCCCGACCGCCCTGTACTCGGGACCCCACGCCGTCACGGCCCTGGGCCGCCGGATGCGCGTCGAATCGCGCCTCTACGACCGCGTCGTGCTGGTCGCCGACCCGATGCTCAGCCCGCACGACCGCTCGCGCTACGCGCAGCGGGTCGCGCGCGATGTCACGTACCCGGCACAGAGGGCCCTCCCGCTCAAGGACGTCGTGCTCTACGACGCCTTCCAGGGGCACGGCGCCGGCGACTCGCCCCGCGCCGTCCACGAGGAACTCCTGCGGCGCGGCGAGAAGCTCGAACACGTCTGGCTGGTGCGCGACGGCCGCGCCGAGGTCCCGGAGACCGCGCGCGCGGTCCAGTACGACAGCCTCGAATTCTGGGAACTGCTCGCGCGGGCCCGGTACTACGTGGTCAACGACAGCGTGCCGCTCGCCTTCCGCCGCCGCCCCGGCCAGACCGTCGTGCAGACGTGGCACGGTACGCCGCTGAAGCAGATCGGCTACGACTTCACGCACGACTACTACACCAGCCCCGAGGTGCTGGAGGCGCTGGAGCACGACAGCGCGCAGTGGTCCCTGCTCGCCTCCCCGGGCTCGTACGCCACCCCGGTACTGAAGCGGGCGCTCGGCTACGAGGGCGAGGTCGTCGAGTCGGGCAGCCCGCGCACGGACGCGCTGGTGCGCCCCGACGCGGAGCGGATCGCGGAGGTCCGCCGGCGGCTCGGCCTGCCGGAGGGCAAGAAGGTCGTCCTCTACATGCCCACGTGGCGGGAGAACCTCGAGGGCTGGACGCTCACCTCGGGCTACAAGCTCGACCAGCGGATCGACCTGGACGCGGCCCGGCGCGAGCTCGGCGAGGACCACGTCCTGCTGATCCGCAGCCACCACAAGGTCACCGAGCAGGTGCGCGAAGGCGTCCGCGACGGGTTCGTCGTCGACGTGTCGCACTGGCCCGACGCCACCGACCTGCTGCTCGTCGCCGACGTGCTGATCTCGGACTACTCCTCCGCGATCTTCGACTTCGCGCACACCGACCGGCCGGTCCTGCTCTTCACGTACGACCTGGAGCACTACCGCGACACCCTCCGCGGCTTCAGCTTCGACCTGGAGAAGAAGGCCCCGGGCCCGCTGCTCAGGGATTCGGCGAGCCTGATCGAGGCCGTACGGAACGCGGACGAGGTGGGCACGCGGTACGCGCAGGCGCGGGCGGCGTTCCGTGAGGAGTTCTGCGACCTGGACGACGGGCAGGCAGCCCGCCGGATCGTCGATCGCATGCTCGAGATGTAG
- a CDS encoding roadblock/LC7 domain-containing protein gives MSTVPAEAEAEILAELRRLRARVPQLGGALAASVDGLVLAHDSAAAEAESVAALTAAALGVAQRLSDCTGQGGFRELLVRGEDGYVATYAAGEAAVLTLIAEPRVNVGRLHLEARRSSLRIAELIDQSLGRRGPGS, from the coding sequence ATGAGTACGGTGCCCGCCGAAGCCGAGGCCGAGATACTCGCCGAGCTCCGCCGGCTGCGGGCCCGGGTCCCGCAGCTGGGCGGCGCCCTCGCCGCGAGCGTCGACGGCCTGGTCCTGGCCCACGACAGCGCCGCCGCCGAGGCGGAATCCGTGGCGGCCCTGACCGCCGCGGCCCTCGGAGTGGCCCAGCGGCTCAGTGACTGCACCGGGCAGGGCGGGTTCCGCGAGCTGCTCGTGCGCGGGGAGGACGGCTACGTCGCCACCTACGCGGCGGGCGAGGCGGCCGTACTGACCCTGATCGCGGAGCCGCGCGTCAACGTCGGCCGGCTCCACCTGGAGGCCCGCCGTTCCAGCCTGCGCATAGCGGAGCTGATCGACCAGAGCCTCGGCCGTCGCGGCCCGGGCTCCTGA
- a CDS encoding transcriptional regulator, with amino-acid sequence MTAVATVAVSPLLTRLAAERATGALFRERGTLFLENGRVVHAESPATPGLDVLLTTGGGLTPERWTEAVNEAGARRQVARFLVDSGGLAGGELEICHLAAIFDAAFFALSPGSGPSRFRRGATHWIGSVRSVPAAAVERETCRRRELLDAVWPYPLLDTSPVVPRAAAPGQTVTARQRILLDLADGVRTPADLAWVLGRPAFHTLLDVRRLAAAGLVETPHAPAPAAAAEASLPDWMTQAQSPDVALLRRLRDALEASL; translated from the coding sequence ATGACCGCCGTCGCCACGGTCGCCGTCTCCCCGCTGCTCACCCGGCTCGCCGCCGAGCGGGCGACCGGCGCGCTGTTCCGGGAGCGCGGCACGCTCTTCCTGGAGAACGGCCGGGTGGTGCACGCGGAGAGCCCGGCCACCCCCGGACTCGACGTCCTGCTCACCACCGGCGGGGGCCTCACCCCCGAGCGCTGGACCGAAGCCGTGAACGAGGCCGGCGCCCGCCGCCAAGTCGCCCGGTTCCTCGTCGACAGCGGGGGGCTCGCGGGCGGCGAGCTGGAGATATGCCACCTCGCCGCGATCTTCGACGCCGCCTTCTTCGCGCTCTCCCCGGGCAGCGGCCCCTCCCGGTTCCGGCGCGGGGCCACCCACTGGATCGGCTCCGTCCGCTCCGTTCCGGCCGCCGCCGTCGAGCGGGAGACCTGCCGCCGCCGTGAACTGCTCGACGCGGTCTGGCCCTATCCGCTGCTGGACACCTCCCCGGTCGTGCCCCGGGCCGCCGCTCCCGGGCAGACCGTCACCGCCCGCCAGCGGATCCTGCTCGACTTGGCCGACGGGGTACGGACTCCGGCGGACCTCGCCTGGGTGCTGGGCCGGCCGGCCTTCCACACCCTGCTCGACGTACGACGCCTCGCGGCGGCCGGGCTGGTCGAGACCCCGCACGCGCCGGCCCCCGCCGCCGCGGCGGAGGCATCGCTGCCCGACTGGATGACGCAGGCGCAGTCCCCGGACGTGGCGCTGCTGCGCCGGTTACGCGACGCACTGGAGGCAAGCCTGTGA